A window of the Desulfobacula toluolica Tol2 genome harbors these coding sequences:
- a CDS encoding D-sedoheptulose-7-phosphate isomerase: MKNLIQQSVNDSITVKKEFFSDNIENIESCASIMAAALKKGRKILLFGNGGSAADCQHIAAEFVNRFRMERKPLAAIALTTDTSVITSISNDYSYEDIFSKQIQALGKKGDIALGISTSGNSPNIIKAVRQAKQMEILSVGFSGNNGKLKQLTDICFCVDCDTTARIQEVHILLAHILCDLTERIMFNE, encoded by the coding sequence ATGAAGAATCTTATTCAACAATCTGTTAACGACAGTATCACAGTAAAAAAAGAATTTTTCTCCGATAATATTGAAAACATTGAATCCTGTGCCTCCATAATGGCAGCAGCTCTGAAAAAAGGCAGAAAAATACTTTTATTCGGAAATGGCGGCAGTGCAGCAGACTGCCAGCATATTGCCGCAGAATTTGTCAACAGATTCAGGATGGAAAGAAAACCGCTGGCAGCCATTGCCCTGACCACTGATACATCCGTTATCACCAGTATCAGCAATGACTATTCTTATGAAGATATTTTTTCCAAACAGATACAGGCCCTTGGAAAAAAAGGAGATATTGCCCTTGGCATCTCAACTTCCGGAAATTCTCCAAACATTATCAAAGCGGTTAGGCAAGCAAAGCAAATGGAGATTTTGAGTGTTGGTTTCTCAGGAAACAATGGCAAATTAAAACAATTGACAGATATTTGTTTTTGTGTTGATTGCGACACAACAGCAAGGATACAAGAAGTCCATATCCTGCTGGCCCACATACTGTGCGACCTGACGGAAAGGATAATGTTCAATGAGTGA
- the selA gene encoding L-seryl-tRNA(Sec) selenium transferase: MTNSNKHNLLKNLPGVDHLLELAKKDDQLMDIPRSVILDSIRKALDRTRKDILSENIEHPITDETILDEAGILAQDKIKSRLVHVINATGVVLHTNLGRALLCDAALKNIKTIAQSYSNLELKIETGKRGIRYEAVDELICELTGAQSAIVVNNNAGAVLLALNTIAKDRQVVVSRGELVEIGGSFRVPDVMSKSRCILKEVGTTNRTHLKDYESAVSDETGLFLKVHASNYKIEGFTASVALKDLVLLGKEKNIPVMEDLGSGTLIDFSKYGLPPEPTVSDSVGSGADVVTFSGDKLLGGPQAGIIVGKKHIIDQIKRNPLTRALRIDKLTLAALESTLSLYRDEKKAIRQIPTLRMLTLPFKEISKKADLLFKTIKKDIGMLADIDVADMNSRPGGGSFPALNLPTRCITIQPKDMSVSKLELHMRLSTPAVIARIEDNKYILDPRTIQNGQEAIISSNLTKILKKK, translated from the coding sequence GTGACGAATTCCAACAAACATAACCTCCTTAAAAATTTGCCGGGAGTTGATCATCTTCTGGAACTTGCAAAAAAAGATGATCAATTAATGGATATCCCCCGAAGTGTTATTCTTGATTCCATAAGAAAAGCGCTTGACCGGACTAGAAAAGATATCCTGTCGGAAAATATTGAACACCCCATAACAGATGAAACAATCCTTGATGAGGCAGGCATACTTGCACAAGACAAAATCAAATCCAGGCTTGTCCATGTCATCAATGCAACCGGAGTTGTTCTCCACACAAATCTTGGACGTGCGCTTCTTTGTGATGCAGCGTTAAAAAATATCAAAACCATTGCGCAATCCTATTCCAACCTTGAGCTGAAAATTGAAACAGGCAAACGCGGTATCCGATATGAAGCAGTGGATGAACTGATCTGCGAACTGACCGGTGCCCAGAGTGCAATTGTTGTCAACAACAATGCAGGTGCTGTTTTACTGGCATTGAACACCATTGCCAAAGACAGACAGGTTGTTGTATCCAGGGGTGAACTTGTTGAAATCGGAGGGTCTTTCCGGGTGCCGGACGTGATGTCAAAAAGCAGATGCATCCTAAAGGAAGTCGGCACCACAAACCGGACCCACTTAAAAGATTATGAGAGTGCGGTATCTGATGAAACCGGCCTTTTTTTAAAAGTTCATGCCAGTAATTATAAAATTGAAGGTTTTACGGCAAGCGTTGCCTTAAAAGATCTGGTATTGCTGGGAAAAGAAAAAAACATCCCGGTCATGGAAGATTTAGGTTCCGGAACCTTGATTGATTTTTCAAAATATGGTCTTCCCCCGGAGCCAACTGTTTCTGATTCGGTTGGTTCGGGTGCGGATGTTGTCACATTCAGCGGAGACAAACTTCTGGGAGGACCCCAGGCCGGCATTATTGTGGGAAAAAAACATATCATCGATCAGATAAAACGCAACCCTTTAACCCGTGCATTGAGAATTGACAAACTTACCCTTGCAGCTCTTGAATCAACCTTAAGCCTTTACAGGGATGAAAAAAAAGCCATCCGGCAAATCCCCACGTTAAGGATGCTTACCCTGCCCTTTAAAGAAATCAGTAAAAAAGCCGATCTTTTATTTAAAACCATTAAAAAGGATATCGGAATGCTTGCAGACATTGATGTTGCAGACATGAATTCAAGACCGGGAGGCGGGTCATTTCCTGCACTGAATCTTCCGACCAGGTGTATTACAATTCAACCCAAAGATATGTCTGTATCCAAACTTGAACTCCATATGCGCCTGTCAACACCGGCTGTTATCGCCAGGATCGAGGATAATAAATATATTTTGGATCCAAGAACGATTCAAAATGGTCAGGAGGCAATTATCTCGTCAAATCTAACAAAAATATTGAAAAAAAAATGA
- a CDS encoding efflux transporter outer membrane subunit, with protein MKSVFFVMLASVVIFSGCKTLKPEPGTLLSLKIPDRFSVDAGDNDSIENWWFLFESDELTSLINHAVDHNFDLKILKTKVIQAKANLEKEEASFFPELGFSFGGQKKETRVKNTYSSPSDYDGSHSWDGSLRGAYNLDVWGQSNAGKQVEILSLKAAEQDLKFSTLELTAQIAENWIDIIAARHKKSILGNQIKINNTLLELQTLRFVNGKANALDVSQQREVLAEANSQLPLLEKQEKLLLNNLAFLSGKTDLKPVEMTTKILPDPLPLPKVGIPSDLLENRPDIQAAGMRLSSGQWEITAARADRLPSFDLTAQALFSSGKLDLLFHNWVSTLAGSIAGPILDGGLRKAEIKRLKAVADEQLTLYARTVAKAIVEVEDSLVSIDKQAAYIRLLEEELAVARLTLKDAGVQYQNGQSSYLAYLTAWTHIEQLERKLVGERAALIKERIGLYRALGWNPIPGTT; from the coding sequence ATGAAGTCTGTTTTTTTTGTTATGCTGGCAAGTGTGGTGATCTTTTCCGGTTGTAAGACCCTTAAACCGGAACCTGGAACTCTTCTTTCCCTGAAAATTCCTGATCGTTTTTCTGTTGATGCAGGCGACAATGATTCCATTGAAAACTGGTGGTTTTTATTTGAAAGTGATGAACTCACTTCATTGATCAATCATGCAGTGGACCACAATTTTGATTTGAAAATTTTAAAAACAAAGGTAATTCAGGCAAAAGCTAACCTTGAAAAAGAAGAAGCATCTTTTTTTCCTGAACTTGGGTTTTCATTTGGAGGGCAGAAAAAAGAAACCCGGGTTAAAAATACATACAGCAGCCCTTCTGACTATGATGGCAGCCATTCATGGGACGGATCATTGAGAGGGGCTTATAATCTTGATGTATGGGGGCAGTCAAATGCCGGGAAACAGGTTGAAATTTTAAGCCTTAAGGCTGCCGAACAGGATTTAAAGTTTTCCACCCTTGAATTGACGGCACAAATTGCAGAAAACTGGATTGATATCATTGCGGCCCGGCATAAGAAGAGCATATTGGGCAATCAGATCAAAATAAACAACACCCTGCTGGAACTTCAAACATTAAGATTTGTGAATGGAAAGGCAAATGCTTTGGATGTGTCTCAGCAGCGCGAAGTTCTGGCAGAGGCAAATTCCCAGTTGCCTTTGCTTGAAAAGCAGGAAAAGTTGTTGTTGAATAACCTGGCCTTTTTATCCGGGAAAACAGATCTTAAGCCTGTTGAAATGACCACCAAAATTCTTCCTGATCCATTGCCCCTGCCCAAGGTCGGGATTCCGTCCGATCTTTTAGAAAATCGGCCGGATATACAGGCGGCTGGAATGCGCTTGTCGTCAGGCCAATGGGAAATTACGGCTGCCAGGGCAGATCGTTTGCCTTCATTTGATTTGACAGCTCAGGCCCTGTTTTCAAGTGGAAAGCTGGATCTTTTGTTTCACAACTGGGTTTCAACCCTTGCCGGCAGCATTGCCGGGCCGATTTTGGACGGGGGGCTCAGAAAAGCGGAAATAAAAAGACTCAAAGCTGTTGCAGACGAACAATTGACCCTTTATGCCAGGACAGTTGCCAAAGCCATTGTCGAGGTTGAAGACAGCCTGGTCAGCATCGACAAACAAGCGGCTTATATCCGATTGCTTGAAGAAGAGCTGGCCGTGGCAAGGTTGACCTTGAAAGATGCCGGGGTGCAATATCAAAATGGCCAGAGCAGTTATCTGGCTTATCTTACTGCCTGGACTCATATTGAGCAGCTGGAAAGAAAATTGGTGGGTGAGCGAGCAGCACTTATCAAAGAAAGGATCGGTCTTTACAGGGCACTTGGCTGGAATCCGATTCCTGGAACAACATAA
- a CDS encoding efflux RND transporter periplasmic adaptor subunit — translation MSGLKKRGRAVRLMIKIVLPLCLILAGVSGWNYFKAQEPKMKRKPPEKQAAVVETISMEPGNYQSSVMVMGTVMPDRKIILKSKVAGEVVAISKKFVQGGLIKKGETLLTLDDSDYRIEVLKARSAFDKALSDLAIEKGSQMIAKEELKLINQASQGELKATDLALRKPQLVKAKAAVDSAGADLEKAQLNLSRTKVIVPFNALILEKQVNLGSLVTIQGVLATLVDVDAYLVEALVPPDRLASIMIGETTGSRAIIQSQYSNQTWQGRVVRTTGKITGKSRMAGVIILVSDPLGLNRRENIPQLLLDDHVNVRIMGELFENVFSMPRSVLRDNNTVWVINSGILEIKEITLAWKEDGRVFVKSGIRAGDTVITSDLPAPVKGMALQQSSGDRS, via the coding sequence ATGAGTGGTTTAAAAAAAAGGGGGCGCGCAGTCAGACTGATGATAAAAATCGTTCTGCCACTTTGTCTGATTCTGGCAGGCGTTTCAGGTTGGAATTATTTTAAGGCCCAGGAACCGAAAATGAAAAGAAAACCACCTGAAAAACAGGCCGCTGTGGTGGAGACCATTTCCATGGAACCGGGCAATTATCAAAGTTCGGTTATGGTTATGGGGACTGTCATGCCGGACAGAAAGATCATATTAAAGTCCAAAGTCGCAGGAGAAGTGGTTGCCATCTCCAAAAAGTTTGTTCAAGGCGGGTTGATAAAAAAAGGAGAGACGCTTTTAACTCTGGATGATTCAGATTATCGAATAGAAGTTTTAAAAGCCAGGAGTGCTTTTGATAAGGCGTTATCAGATCTTGCCATTGAAAAAGGCAGCCAGATGATTGCAAAAGAGGAACTCAAATTAATCAACCAGGCTTCCCAGGGCGAATTAAAAGCCACGGATCTTGCCTTGCGAAAGCCCCAGCTTGTCAAGGCTAAGGCCGCAGTGGACAGTGCCGGAGCTGACCTTGAAAAAGCACAATTGAACCTGTCCCGGACAAAGGTAATTGTTCCGTTTAATGCACTTATTCTTGAAAAACAGGTCAATTTAGGGTCTCTTGTGACAATACAAGGAGTCCTGGCTACACTTGTGGATGTTGATGCCTACCTGGTGGAAGCATTGGTTCCGCCTGACCGGCTGGCTTCCATCATGATCGGTGAGACAACCGGCAGCAGGGCCATTATTCAGTCCCAATATTCAAACCAAACCTGGCAGGGAAGAGTGGTGCGAACTACCGGAAAGATAACCGGCAAAAGCCGTATGGCAGGCGTGATTATTCTAGTATCCGATCCCTTAGGATTAAACCGCAGGGAAAATATACCTCAATTATTGCTGGATGATCATGTGAATGTGCGGATTATGGGCGAATTGTTTGAAAATGTTTTTTCCATGCCCAGATCAGTATTGAGGGATAACAATACTGTGTGGGTTATTAATTCAGGTATTCTTGAGATCAAGGAAATAACTCTTGCCTGGAAGGAAGACGGGAGGGTTTTTGTAAAATCCGGTATCAGGGCCGGGGATACCGTGATTACATCAGACCTGCCGGCTCCGGTAAAAGGGATGGCCCTGCAACAGTCATCAGGAGACCGCTCATGA
- a CDS encoding HDOD domain-containing protein has product MNYQKIEHISAGQFKVGKEQSSIYKAYLGTCLGIALYDASTQVGGMIHILLPEPTGIASAVFSEKYASTGVPLLINHLIKLGAKPENLEATIAGGALIGPVTQQDINLDIGGRSMDIAVSILRSYKIKTIKSETGGFFTCTLELNMATGKTFINPALEDTFKSQNRFTAPSMDEILNTIDQLKPIPQIALKIFRMFQFSRHHITDITEELSKDQVLSGQTLKLCNSALFAGTVKIDTLKEAVLLLGETMLIKSVITAAVDMYYNQIGTSGYSLCKGGLFFHAVGVASFAEKIAEKSGRPLLKEAYTAGLLHDIGKVILDQFVSIRSPLFFRSLYQKNENFINAEKKLLGITHGEAGALLARKWNFSDGLSEVIQLHHTPEKAKKNKDLVYIIYLSDLLMEKFHVGFDLEKMQTQSLENALDQLGFKMADLPELVDVIPINTFSNDDDILTTQR; this is encoded by the coding sequence ATGAATTATCAGAAAATCGAACATATTTCAGCAGGTCAATTTAAAGTCGGCAAAGAACAATCAAGCATATACAAGGCCTATCTTGGAACCTGCCTGGGCATTGCCCTGTATGACGCGTCAACACAGGTTGGAGGAATGATCCATATCCTGCTGCCCGAACCCACCGGAATCGCAAGTGCAGTATTTTCAGAAAAATATGCGTCGACCGGTGTTCCCCTGCTCATAAACCATTTGATAAAACTGGGTGCAAAACCTGAAAATTTAGAGGCCACAATTGCCGGAGGTGCGCTTATAGGGCCAGTCACCCAGCAGGATATAAACCTTGATATTGGCGGAAGATCCATGGATATTGCCGTATCAATACTTAGAAGTTACAAAATCAAAACCATAAAATCAGAAACCGGTGGATTTTTTACCTGCACTCTTGAATTGAATATGGCCACGGGCAAAACCTTTATAAATCCTGCTCTGGAAGACACTTTTAAGTCACAAAACCGTTTTACAGCACCGTCAATGGACGAGATCTTAAACACCATTGATCAATTAAAGCCGATTCCTCAGATAGCATTAAAAATATTCAGGATGTTCCAGTTCTCCCGACACCATATTACGGATATTACCGAAGAGCTTTCCAAGGATCAGGTTCTTTCAGGACAAACCTTAAAGCTATGCAATTCAGCACTTTTTGCCGGGACTGTAAAAATTGATACACTCAAAGAGGCCGTGCTTTTATTAGGCGAAACCATGCTGATCAAATCCGTGATCACCGCTGCGGTTGATATGTATTACAACCAAATAGGGACATCCGGCTATTCTCTTTGCAAAGGCGGGCTTTTTTTCCATGCAGTGGGAGTGGCATCCTTTGCTGAAAAAATTGCAGAAAAATCAGGCCGTCCCCTTTTAAAAGAGGCTTATACGGCAGGACTTCTTCACGATATCGGCAAAGTCATTCTGGATCAATTTGTCTCCATCAGATCACCTCTTTTTTTCAGAAGCCTGTATCAAAAAAATGAAAATTTTATAAATGCTGAAAAAAAACTATTGGGGATTACCCATGGTGAGGCAGGCGCTCTTCTGGCCAGAAAATGGAACTTTTCAGATGGATTATCTGAAGTCATTCAATTGCATCACACCCCGGAAAAAGCAAAAAAAAACAAAGATCTTGTTTATATCATCTATCTTTCAGACCTTCTCATGGAAAAATTTCATGTAGGATTTGACCTTGAAAAAATGCAGACTCAAAGCCTTGAAAATGCCCTTGACCAACTGGGATTTAAAATGGCGGATCTGCCTGAACTGGTTGATGTCATTCCCATCAATACATTCAGCAATGACGATGATATATTAACCACACAAAGGTAA
- a CDS encoding N-acyl amino acid synthase FeeM domain-containing protein, with protein sequence MTKFNKESFQNADLRQLIRIDEFKMAQYYFKPASCIKDYFAALKLVQDVYIEEGYVNADDSSCPCRILENHFFEKTIVFIGKKKEQVVFTVSLFPDSSNRLPMDRIYKKELDHLRSQGRMIGEVGCLATHPEFRDGSQNILMHGNKIMLKYAMEHLKLDDLVITVNPKHALVYKEILLFEEIGQGEIKAHPKVNGNPAIAMRLNLHEVEEKCRHFYQNNPLESNLHHFLFVKQNDTLQLPENNADQCNNYSRFLAPLISQSTYNSLSI encoded by the coding sequence ATGACTAAATTTAATAAAGAATCATTTCAAAATGCGGACTTGAGACAACTGATCAGGATAGATGAATTTAAAATGGCTCAATATTATTTTAAACCTGCAAGTTGTATCAAAGACTATTTTGCCGCATTAAAACTCGTTCAGGATGTATATATTGAAGAGGGGTATGTTAATGCTGATGATTCATCCTGTCCATGCAGAATCCTTGAAAATCATTTTTTTGAGAAAACCATTGTATTTATAGGTAAAAAAAAGGAACAAGTGGTTTTTACGGTCAGCCTTTTTCCTGATTCATCAAACAGATTGCCCATGGACCGGATTTATAAAAAAGAACTGGATCATCTGAGATCTCAGGGCAGAATGATCGGTGAGGTGGGATGCCTTGCCACACATCCTGAATTCAGGGACGGATCACAAAATATTTTAATGCACGGCAACAAGATCATGCTCAAATATGCCATGGAACATCTTAAACTGGATGATCTGGTAATTACCGTTAATCCGAAGCATGCGCTGGTCTATAAAGAAATTTTGCTGTTTGAAGAAATCGGGCAAGGAGAAATCAAGGCACACCCCAAAGTGAACGGAAATCCTGCCATTGCAATGAGGTTAAACCTGCATGAGGTGGAGGAAAAATGCAGGCATTTTTATCAGAACAATCCGTTGGAATCAAATCTTCATCATTTTTTGTTTGTCAAACAAAATGATACCCTTCAGCTTCCGGAAAACAACGCAGACCAGTGCAATAATTACTCCCGGTTTTTAGCTCCGCTTATCAGCCAAAGCACATACAACAGCCTGTCTATCTGA
- a CDS encoding tetratricopeptide repeat protein produces the protein MTVKFSSKEIHFLKKDSDNFKIKPPETYFSDLLLTKKNRIKAFQKKLSEVTISWNNFLCAVLELNSDRSESIIKNKKETLETFFNSFPDHKKGIWKCLSKTSFIMAFCGYESEKKAANRLVSLKEKLSTAFRTEILMGVAKFPCHDFSKPQTVVNALKAADHAAFFGPDTLIHFDAVSINISADRLYQLNKYNMAIKEYKKGLEIEPNNINLINSLGVCFGVMGKLDNAKLEFEKALKINPNEVMVIYNTGLLYQINGNLYQAIQCLHKAHDIDDCVFEVEFLLGKLLFKIQQFDRAMAHLEAASRINPESGLVFRIKGEIYLAKNQPEKAGIEFNKAVKLNPLDAVALSGYAKSMLLQDKNLNIAISLAKKSIAIQPANSLFKDRLKAIMKKIEVHASQEEKIKSAS, from the coding sequence ATGACTGTCAAATTCTCTTCAAAAGAAATTCATTTTCTGAAAAAAGATTCTGATAATTTCAAGATCAAGCCACCTGAAACATATTTCAGTGATCTGCTTTTGACAAAAAAAAACCGGATCAAAGCCTTTCAAAAAAAGCTGTCCGAAGTCACCATATCCTGGAATAATTTTTTGTGTGCAGTACTTGAGCTTAATTCGGACAGGTCTGAATCAATCATAAAGAACAAAAAAGAGACACTTGAAACCTTTTTTAACTCCTTTCCTGATCATAAAAAAGGCATCTGGAAATGCTTAAGCAAAACATCATTTATTATGGCATTCTGTGGCTATGAAAGTGAAAAAAAAGCTGCAAATCGCCTTGTTTCATTAAAAGAAAAGCTATCTACAGCCTTTAGAACAGAGATTCTTATGGGGGTGGCAAAATTTCCCTGTCATGATTTTTCAAAACCCCAAACAGTTGTCAATGCTCTCAAAGCTGCGGATCACGCAGCCTTTTTCGGGCCTGACACCCTGATTCACTTTGATGCTGTATCCATTAATATCAGTGCAGACCGGCTTTATCAGCTGAACAAATACAACATGGCCATCAAAGAATATAAAAAAGGCCTTGAAATAGAACCCAATAACATTAACCTGATCAACAGCCTGGGGGTCTGTTTCGGGGTCATGGGAAAGCTGGACAATGCAAAACTTGAATTTGAAAAAGCCTTGAAAATCAATCCCAATGAAGTGATGGTCATTTATAATACAGGCCTTCTTTACCAGATTAACGGCAATCTGTACCAGGCAATTCAGTGTTTGCACAAAGCCCATGACATTGATGATTGTGTTTTTGAAGTTGAATTTCTTCTGGGAAAGCTGCTGTTTAAAATTCAGCAGTTTGACCGGGCCATGGCTCATCTTGAAGCGGCAAGCCGGATAAATCCTGAATCAGGCCTTGTTTTCAGGATAAAGGGGGAAATTTATCTGGCTAAAAATCAGCCTGAAAAAGCCGGGATTGAATTTAACAAAGCCGTCAAACTCAATCCTCTGGATGCTGTTGCTTTGTCAGGGTATGCAAAATCCATGTTGCTTCAGGATAAAAACCTGAACATTGCTATTAGCCTTGCAAAAAAAAGCATTGCCATTCAACCGGCCAACAGCCTGTTCAAAGACAGATTAAAAGCAATAATGAAAAAAATTGAAGTTCACGCCAGTCAGGAAGAAAAAATTAAATCCGCATCATAA